The following coding sequences lie in one Arachis stenosperma cultivar V10309 chromosome 5, arast.V10309.gnm1.PFL2, whole genome shotgun sequence genomic window:
- the LOC130979739 gene encoding chalcone synthase 6-like, which produces MVNVSEIRKAQRAEGPATIMAIGTATPQNCVDQSTYPDYYFRITNSQHMTELKEKFQRMCDKSMIKKRYMYLTEEILKENPNMCKYMAPSLDARQDMVVVEVPRLGKEAATKAIKEWGQPKSKITHLIFCTTSGVDMPGADYQLTKLLGLRPSVKRYMMYQQGCFAGGTVLRLAKDLAENNKGARVLVVCSEITAVTFRGPSETHLDSLVGQALFGDGAAALIVGSDPLPQIEKPVFELVWTAQTLAPDSEGAIDGHLREVGLTFHLLKDVPGIVSKNINKALTEAFDPLGISDYNSIFWIAHPGGPAILDQVEDKLKLKPHKLRATRDVLSDYGNMSSACVLFILDHMRNKSLQQGLQTTGEGLEWGVLFGFGPGLTIETVVLHSVAI; this is translated from the exons ATGGTGAATGTATCTGAGATTCGCAAGGCTCAAAGGGCTGAAGGCCCTGCAACTATAATGGCTATTGGCACAGCAACACCACAAAACTGTGTTGATCAAAGCACTTATCCAGATTATTACTTCAGAATCACTAACAGCCAACACATGACCGAACTTAAAGAGAAGTTTCAACGCATGT GCGACAAATCAATGATCAAGAAGAGATATATGTACTTAACGGAAGAGATCTTGAAAGAAAACCCTAACATGTGCAAATACATGGCACCATCGCTGGATGCAAGGCAAGACATGGTGGTTGTGGAGGTTCCAAGGCTGGGAAAAGAGGCGGCAACGAAAGCCATAAAGGAGTGGGGTCAACCAAAGTCAAAGATAACACACTTGATCTTCTGCACCACAAGCGGCGTTGACATGCCCGGCGCCGATTACCAACTGACGAAACTCTTAGGCCTCCGTCCGTCCGTGAAGAGGTACATGATGTACCAGCAAGGCTGCTTCGCTGGCGGCACGGTGCTCCGTTTGGCGAAGGACTTGGCGGAGAACAACAAGGGTGCTCGTGTGCTGGTGGTTTGTTCTGAGATAACCGCCGTGACTTTCCGCGGTCCAAGCGAAACACATTTGGATAGTCTTGTTGGGCAAGCATTGTTCGGTGATGGCGCTGCTGCACTCATTGTTGGTTCCGATCCTCTGCCTCAGATCGAGAAGCCTGTCTTCGAGCTTGTTTGGACTGCTCAGACTCTCGCTCCCGACAGCGAAGGCGCCATTGATGGCCACCTTCGTGAAGTTGGACTCACATTCCATCTTCTCAAGGATGTTCCTGGCATTGTTTCCAAGAACATTAACAAAGCACTCACTGAAGCTTTTGATCCCCTGGGAATCTCTGATTACAACTCCATCTTCTGGATTGCTCACCCTGGTGGCCCTGCAATCTTGGACCAGGTTGAAGACAAGCTCAAGTTGAAACCTCACAAGTTGAGAGCCACACGTGATGTTCTTAGCGACTATGGAAACATGTCCAGTGCTTGTGTCCTCTTCATCTTGGATCACATGAGAAACAAATCACTTCAACAAGGCCTTCAAACCACCGGTGAAGGTCTTGAATGGGGTGTCTTGTTTGGCTTTGGACCTGGCCTCACTATTGAAACTGTAGTTTTGCATAGTGTGGCTATATAA